In Apium graveolens cultivar Ventura chromosome 10, ASM990537v1, whole genome shotgun sequence, the following are encoded in one genomic region:
- the LOC141693719 gene encoding large ribosomal subunit protein eL43: MTKRTKKAGIVGKYGTRYGASLRKQIKKMEVSQHSRYFCEFCGKYAVKRKAVGIWGCKDCGKVKAGGAYTLNTAAAVTVRSTIRRLREQTES; encoded by the exons ATG ACTAAGAGAACCAAGAAGGCGGgtattgttggaaaatatg GTACCCGTTATGGTGCCAGTTTACGCAAGCAGATTAAAAAAATGGAGGTTTCACAACACAGCAGATATTTCTGTGAATTTTGTGGAAAG TATGCAGTGAAGAGGAAGGCTGTTGGCATCTGGGGATGTAAAGATTGTGGCAAGGTCAAAGCAGGCGGTGCTTATACATTGAA CACTGCTGCTGCTGTGACAGTTAGGAGTACCATCCGGAGGCTAAGGGAGCAGACTGAGAGTTAA